One window of Candidatus Mycobacterium wuenschmannii genomic DNA carries:
- a CDS encoding enoyl-CoA hydratase, which produces MSYETILVEREDRVGIITLNRPKALNALNSQVMDEVTSAAAEFDDDPGIGAIIITGSEKAFAAGADIKEMSSLSFSEVFDADFFAPWAKLAAVRTPTIAAVAGYALGGGCELAMMCDVLIAADSAKFGQPEIKLGVLPGMGGSQRLTRAIGKAKAMDLILTGRNMGAEEAERSGLVARVVPAADLLTEAKAVATTISQMSRSASRMAKEAVNRAFESTLTEGLLYERRLFHSTFATDDQSEGMAAFVEKRPPNFTHR; this is translated from the coding sequence ATGAGTTACGAGACAATCCTCGTCGAGCGCGAAGACCGGGTCGGCATCATCACGCTCAACCGGCCGAAGGCGCTCAACGCGCTCAACAGTCAGGTGATGGACGAAGTCACTAGCGCGGCAGCAGAATTCGACGACGACCCAGGCATCGGGGCGATAATCATCACCGGGTCGGAGAAGGCATTCGCCGCCGGCGCCGACATCAAGGAGATGTCCAGCCTCAGTTTTTCCGAGGTGTTCGACGCCGACTTCTTCGCGCCCTGGGCCAAGCTGGCCGCGGTGCGCACGCCGACGATCGCCGCGGTGGCCGGCTACGCCCTGGGCGGCGGCTGCGAACTCGCGATGATGTGCGACGTGCTGATTGCCGCGGACAGCGCCAAGTTCGGGCAACCGGAGATCAAGCTCGGCGTGCTGCCCGGCATGGGCGGGTCGCAGCGGCTGACCCGGGCCATCGGTAAGGCCAAGGCGATGGACCTGATCCTGACCGGACGCAACATGGGCGCCGAGGAGGCCGAGCGCAGCGGCCTGGTGGCGCGCGTGGTGCCCGCCGCCGACCTGCTGACCGAGGCCAAGGCCGTCGCCACCACGATCTCGCAGATGTCGCGGTCGGCGTCCCGGATGGCCAAGGAGGCGGTCAACCGCGCCTTCGAGAGCACGCTGACCGAGGGCCTGCTCTACGAACGTCGGCTGTTCCATTCGACTTTCGCGACCGACGACCAGTCCGAGGGCATGGCGGCGTTCGTCGAGAAGCGGCCGCCGAACTTCACCCACCGGTAA
- a CDS encoding enoyl-CoA hydratase/isomerase family protein, translating to MTDESDDILSHIDNGIGYLTLNRPKAINSLNQNMVSRLGAVLTAWAQDSDVSAVVLAGAGERGLCAGGDVVAIYHSARADGADARRFWHDEYLVNAQIGRFPKPYVSLMDGIVMGGGVGVGAHANTRVVTDTTKMAMPEVGIGFIPDVGGAYLLSRSPGSLGLHAALTGAPFSGADAIALGFADHFVPHDQLDALTKAIAEVGVEQAIATHTVEPPASELAAQRDWIDECYGGETVGDIVAALRGHSAEAATKAADLIETRSPVALSVTLEAVRRAATLDTLEGVLAQDYRVSSASLRSHDLVEGIRAQLVDKDRNPKWSPASLARVTESDVAAYFAPVDDELTF from the coding sequence GTGACGGACGAATCCGACGACATTCTCAGCCACATCGACAATGGCATCGGCTATCTGACCCTCAACCGGCCCAAGGCGATCAACTCGCTCAACCAGAACATGGTCTCTCGCCTCGGCGCCGTGCTGACGGCCTGGGCGCAGGACTCCGACGTCAGCGCGGTCGTGCTGGCCGGAGCCGGCGAGCGCGGGCTGTGCGCCGGTGGCGACGTGGTCGCGATCTACCACAGCGCCCGAGCCGACGGCGCCGACGCGCGCAGGTTCTGGCACGACGAGTATCTGGTCAACGCGCAGATCGGCCGGTTCCCGAAGCCGTACGTCTCGCTGATGGACGGCATCGTGATGGGCGGCGGGGTGGGCGTCGGAGCACACGCCAACACCCGGGTGGTCACCGACACCACCAAGATGGCCATGCCCGAGGTCGGGATCGGCTTCATCCCCGATGTCGGTGGGGCCTACCTGCTTTCGCGTTCACCGGGTTCGCTGGGTCTGCACGCCGCGCTGACCGGCGCACCGTTCTCCGGCGCCGACGCGATCGCCCTCGGTTTCGCCGACCACTTCGTGCCGCACGACCAACTGGACGCACTGACCAAGGCCATCGCCGAGGTCGGCGTCGAGCAGGCGATCGCCACCCACACTGTCGAGCCGCCCGCCAGTGAGCTTGCCGCGCAACGGGACTGGATCGACGAGTGCTACGGCGGTGAGACTGTCGGCGACATCGTCGCGGCACTGCGCGGACACAGCGCCGAAGCCGCCACCAAGGCCGCGGACCTGATCGAAACCCGCTCCCCCGTCGCGCTGTCGGTGACATTGGAAGCGGTGCGGCGGGCCGCGACACTCGACACGCTGGAAGGTGTTCTGGCGCAGGACTATCGGGTGTCTTCGGCATCGCTGCGCTCGCACGATCTGGTCGAGGGCATCCGAGCCCAACTGGTCGACAAGGACCGCAACCCCAAGTGGTCGCCGGCGTCGCTGGCGCGGGTGACCGAGTCCGACGTCGCGGCGTACTTCGCACCCGTCGACGACGAACTGACGTTCTAG